TTCAACACAAGTTGGTtgatatataaaaagaaaataactacTGAAAATGATGCATAttggctctctctctctctctttcctatTTTGAATCGAGGAACACGCAAGCTAGTCCGAACAATCATCGATAGAGCCACCAAAAAGAACAACTCCAGGAGCTGACATACATAAAACAAGGTACATATACGTATTCTTGTCGAGCTTATACATTTCTATCTACCCAGTCGTATCATATACGTATCAGTCCAGAACGAATCTCAAAACGTTTAAGTAAGATTCTGACCTCCACTTGACGCTGCAGCGATTGTACATGGTTGATGATTTCATCCAACACTAGAGCTGTACCTGAGATCTACAGAGACACagaggaaggaagaaaataaataaagaactcAGTTTCTAACTTGCAGACTACTTCATTACATTTGATATGAATAGAAAAAGAACAGTTCAGTGCTTAACGACGACATCTAATCTTCCTCTCTCGACTACTGAATCTTCATAAGACTATAATGTTCATTAAACTACACGGTACATTACAAACGAGTCGGGGTCAGTCTCAATCTGTTTATTTCAAAACGTCTCGTAATTCTTCGACTCACTCTATCGTGGCTATTCACAACTCTGGGATGCatatctttttctaaaaacgCTCACGTTTTCCACGTCCTCGAGAAGTTAGGTGAGGAAGTTGCTGTTCTGTCATCCCATATTTGCATCCAGTTTATGATGGATGCCTAACTTAAAATAGATGGAAAATAGCATGGACCCTCAAATGAGTATCAACAACCCAACAAGCATATGGGACCCCTTCTGATTCCCCCAACTCCTTCAAGGTAAGTCCAGCTTGCATTCCTTTGGAACTAAATTTCTCAGCCAATCAAAGTGAAAATTGCTGAGATTTCAAGCAATCTCTATGAATATAAGACATATTGATTATAAGACATATTAAGCGAGCATCGTACGAGTAGAATACATGATAAACAAATAACATCTAACTCCATCTTCCCATTTGGGAATTCGAATATTTGACCTTTTGATCGAGAGTATATGTCAGTTACCATTGAACTAAGCTCACGTGGGCAGAATTCAGATTCTCGAGAGATGGTCGAGAGAAggtaagaaaggaaagatgaagaaaaagacCTACTGGGCACTTCCCTTGGCTCAAAAGCAACCACTTTATTACAGAAAAGGTGACAATGACAAGAACCGTTATTAAAGTTCATAATCCAAGAACCATAATTCCACTTTTTGGCAGACAATTAGAGAGAAATCATAATAAAGCTCCACAGATTGAATCAAAGAACATTTAATTATGATAAAGACTGCATAACTACGAAGACTACTGACCTTATTGCATCCAGGGACCAGTTCTTGAAGTAGCTTCATCCGAGCAttgattttctctctccttgcCTTTTCAAACCAAAAGGGAATAAAGTGTTAGTTCAGCACAGTTAATCAGACTAAAATTGATGATCAGATCTTAAGTACtgattaattaacaaaattactCGCTCTGCTAGGCTATGTTTGTCTGTCGCTTGACCACGGCCGGCTCGGACATGAACGTAAGGGAGCTTCTCTGCATCTTCCTGGCTCTCGTTCTTGCTCTTCTTTGATGACCCTTTGCCCTGAATTGGTTAAAGATtgtaattgattgaaattcaGACATGGAAATTGATGTAGAAATCAAAGCCCtaggtttctttgtttttgttcttatggACTTTATGATTATCGGTTACCTTTTTCTCGCGCTCCTTCCTCTTCACCGATCTCTGATTCGTGTTGTTCTCCACCGTCGGGTCGGAGATTTTCGGATACGAGTGATTAGGGTTCGAATCGGTTTCAATGGTGGGCTCGTTCTTCACTTTCTCCAAACTGACGCTCGAATTCAACGGCACTGAACTCGTCGTCTCCGGCGAGTGTTCTTCAGCCACGACAGAGAATTTGGCGTCGTGTTCGTTTAGAGGCGAGTTCGTCGGGAAGGTCAAATTGCAATTTAAGGCACTGAAGTAGGGTTTCGGAACGTCTTTGACACGGTGGTGAACGGAATCATCCTTCTTAACCTCCGCGGAATCCGTCGAGTGGAGAAGCTCTAAAGCCTGCGTTGCCGGAAGTTCAAGAAGCGCCGTGAAGGAGCTAGCATTTTCCGACGGAATCGTCATCAACCCATGAATTTCTTCACAGAATTGATGCGATTCAAGTCCAGTGTAATTGAACTGACGCCCGATGGGACTGGATCCACCAACAGTCCCCACTTCAATCTCCATTTACAGTAACAACAACTTCACAAATTCCCCTTCACCTTGACCAAATTCGGAGCAAAACCCAGCTCCTCAAATGTGGGATTACAGAGCTAATCGATGAATCAGAGGGGAAATGGAGGGGAATGAAAGAGAAACAGAATGTGGGTatgaaggaaaaggaaactaTCTTCAATGGCAGCCAATctactttcttcttcctcttaatAATCAGTCGAGATTAGTTCTGGAACCCATTTGAAGTATGGCGAAAGCAACGTTGCTTGATGGTACCGTTCAACTTGGAGTGCATAATTATACGCAAAACGGAGTTTTGTTTACAAAgatcagagaaaaaaaagcagAGAGAAAATGGTTTCTACGGATTTTACCCTCTACAGTTCTTCCTCTGATGATATAGACTTCCGGATGGACCACAAACACAATTTTttgtcccttttttttttctctctaaaataataatattactcTACTTACTTTTcctatttatctttttatttttatttttaccctAAATGAGGTAAAATTTACTAGCAACACACAAGTAAATCTTGGGTTNttttttttttttttttttttttttttataatttcatctctttttctagttgatcttcaaatttcttctctctatttttagCCACTTACTTTTGGATTACATTTTTTCTATGGATCAAACaagatgaaatttttgtaatgaGATTTGTTCTGGATAAGGGGAGGATGGTAATTTTGATGGGTTTGATTTCAAGTAGAAGAGATAGAGAGACCAGCATTGAAGGTTTTAATTTTACGTTGATTGACTAgtgaggaagaaagagaacCATTCGGATGTTATGCTTAGANATTTCAAGTAGTCAATCAACTAgtgaggaagaaagagaacCATTCGGATGTTATGCTTAGATGTCCATGCTCGAGTATCATAGTCCTAATTTCGGTTTATATAGTTAGACAAAACTTAAACATTACAAACAGTATAAACAATTAAGATTAGCTCAACAGTGAGATAGAGATGAGAAAGCATACCTTTTTGGGTCATCTTCTACCTGTGAGGGCTTGCTACGTAACTAAGTACCCTCTatggttaaaaattattttttcaaaactataaCAATTTCTAGTGgtactaattttattttggtgaTCGAGTCCCTCTTCAAATTATAAGCAAAACGTTCATCTTATTCATGAGTATTTTAACGGAACAACTCAAACCTTTATCAACATAGAATCACCCACATAAGTGAAAACGGGTCGAAGGTTCATTTTGAGAGTACTCACttgaaatgaaatgagaaacgttttaatgaattaatttatttctaaattatatatgtatattaaattttattttatgaaatactattaaatttattagaaggAGAGAAAACgtagaaataaaatgatattttaattaattatttattgaatttgaaaaaaaaaatgaaaattttatattgatgGAGAATTTGAAAGAGATGTGAGATAGTGTGGGATGGGATGGCACTATCAAATGAGCTGTAGTCATGATTTCAAGTGGCTCCCaccaaaaaatttaactaacaaaataataatattaccaacaatatttttttaattttctcatcCTAATTTAAtgaaccttttattttctctatttttttttaaatataaataagaaaatagtttgaataataataataataataatttgtaattgaATTTGGTTGGGTACGTATTTGTGAGGATAGGGAAGCAGCGGCCAAACAGAGAACAAAGACTTCTGCTTTAACTAATAATGAAATGTCGTCCGTTTTTAGGCCCATTAGCCCATTCTAAGGGCCCACTTCGTCCTTATGGGCCCACTTCTCCTTTTTGGGCCCACTCCATTTATGCCcacattttatattatttatggatgattaataaaattgaaagataatAATCTTATAACTGGAGGatgatttttataaattttcccaaaaacatttattttattttattttattaatccattattaaataaccatacattaaataaaaagagcaGAGGCTATTGGGCCCGAGGTCCGACAAGTGGTGTGAAGTGGTGGGCCGAGATGTTGGGAGGACCAGTTTCAATGGGCCCATAGCTGAAGACGTAGACTAAAGTAGGGGTGGGCCCATGTTCCagtcttttatatatttatttatttattaaaaaaaccaaTGATTAATAAGTGAAAAATAGTGACATATGGGGAGTTGAGGTAGAAGTAGATAAAAGTAAGCTGTCTGAGATATGTCgtctatctttttcttttcttttttaatttctttctcttagtttttaataatttttttaatttacgaGGCGTGTGACTACTTGGATTATGCCATACTCATCATTGGACGAGTATGAGTTGAAGCcttgtatataaataaagttgaGTATCCCGATGAACCACATGTACTAAACTATTATTTAGACCTAAGCTTAGCTTCGACGTAAGCCTAATGATCGTACAACAATGTTCGGAGTTAAGTTACATTGCACTACCTACATCATGACTTTTTGTCCAGTTTTAGGTTAGGGTTAGATCTACTTGTTGGGTGTCAATAGCTCAACTAATTTTTTCCGATTAATATACCTTATAACGTCtatgataaattattttcactaataattatttaaaaaataatgacgtaatatcaaaattattttttgaaacttaaaaaatattatttgattaaatgaaattgacatgtttaaCCCTAAAAACTTACCAACTTATtagtattttgaaaattagttCACCATATAgattaattcataaattaacaaaaaaaaaaaaaggaaaagaaagaaatagagggTGATGGGCCCAAGGGAGGCAACTAGTCAAGGTAAGTGGTGGGCCAGGAAGTGGGCCGACATGTAGGGAGTACCAGTTGTAAAGGGCCCACCCACActgaagttttatttatttttttaattaaatttttttatatacggttaaaataaaataaaatagttaataattagaAGTAGGgctaaataagtaaaatacaGTGAGTTATATCATCTCTGCCAAACTTGTCCACTCTCCCAGACTATGTATACTATACAGCTACCCTCCCCTATGCCTACATTTTTGTCCATCTAATTTTGGTGTCGTTCGGGTCTATCTACTTGAATGATGTCGGCCTAAGATATTTGTTTCGACTTAGGCTTAGTTTCGACGCAAGTCTAAGTAGCCTAGAACACCGTTTTTTTAATGCTAAGTGTCACAGTTATGCTAATCCAAGCCTACCTTTTATCATATACGTCGACCAAGAGCACTATGGTCGACTCTAGAGCCACTTACAAATTCATGACATGGGTCGAAACGAAAGGACTAAACCTATTTTGACATACAGATACAAGATATTCAGTAATGTACATGATGGATTCTCATATCCATCATTGAaatggaaattgaaatttatttatagaatgAAATAGGATGAATTAATTCACAATAATTGACTAAGGAACACTAAAGTTTTGATATACTGACCCCTTGATTTGCAGGAATTTGCAAAGCATCGTAATGGCCAAAGCCATGGTACAGAACTGTGATGGGATTTTGTTTGCCATATTCATCGCCATATTCAGCAATGGATATCAACCCACCAGAAGCTTTATCGTACATGTACACTATGATAGGTGCACTGCAGCAGCAACCACAGCCTTCAATCTTAACAAgcaattcattcatataccaCAGTAGAGAAACAAGTATTGAGAGGAAGCGCTTACTGAAGAATATGAGAGGCCATGAATAGCTCGGGCTCGCCTCCCCATACGCGTGGTTTTCGCATATTAGACACATATGTATCGAAATCACCTTCAATGAACCTATTGTCAACACAGGCAGGATGTTATTGTGAGACCAGGATGGATATGGGAGAACCTCATCTTGTTCTATACGGTAGAGATAGTTTAGTCattgaacttttaaatttgtgtctaAAATGTTCTTGgactttaaaatgtgtttaataGATCTTAGAGATCCTCACGAACTTAAAATtcttttgagagagagagagagtcacCATTCTGTTTCCTCTCGTCTCTTGATAAACTCATCTGCAACCTGAAAGATGAGTGATCTATCATTATAAGTAAAGGGCCAATTTTGCAAAGAACTTGGTCTGAAATATGGATTCTTGTCACCATGGTATTCTCTTAAAAACAAACTAATAAAACTTACTTTAGTCCGTAACTCATCTGCCAAATCTCTCTGAAGGTTCTGGCTTGGAGCTGGTTTCCCAGATCGTAAACAAGCACCATGAGCGACCGAGCGGAACAAACATCGTCCATCTCCGGGAATTCCTGCCCAGAACAAACAATTTGCTACAATCAATTGTCGATTTGACCGTGTAACGTAAAAGAAGACGTAGAAGGCTTCGAAGCTCACCTATAACAGAATACTTAGTGTAAACCTTTTTTCCATGAGAGAGTTTGACATGAGAAGAATCagaattttcttcattatccTCTTTCTCACAAGCTGCTTCAGCATGAACTGGTTCAGAAGTTGAATAACAAGCCATCAGATGCACATCTTTCTGGCCATCGTATGTTATATTTGATTATCATTGGGGATTGAGAGTTTCATATTCATACCTTTGCATGAtaatgaaatttcaagtcCTCTTCCACACAACCCTTCATCCGTAATCAAATCTTTAAAAGACTTCAACTCAATTGGCTGTCTGGAGAAGCAATAACTGAGACAGCCTCCCTGAAATCTTTGGCTAGTATTTGGTGAACAAGACGACATTGTGGAGATGGTTTGATCCGAACACTTTGGTCTTGAAACGCCATAGGAACAGCAAGAGTTCGATGTCCTTCGAGACAGCACGGTACAAATGTTGCTGCCCATCTGTGATCGAACACGGAAGTTCAGAGGGACAACATTCNTTTTCTTCATTATCCTCTTTCTCACAAGCTGCTTCAGCATGGACTGGTTCAGAAGTTGAATAACAAGCCATGAGATGCACATCTTTCTGGCCATC
This portion of the Cucurbita pepo subsp. pepo cultivar mu-cu-16 chromosome LG08, ASM280686v2, whole genome shotgun sequence genome encodes:
- the LOC111799621 gene encoding OTU domain-containing protein At3g57810-like isoform X2, whose translation is MRLKKGAVCSWLNINRKVTVAGYTSMPIGSISVCTRNVVPLNFRVRSQMGSNICTVLSRRTSNSCCSYGVSRPKCSDQTISTMSSCSPNTSQRFQGGCLSYCFSRQPIELKSFKDLITDEGLCGRGLEISLSCKVHAEAACEKEDNEENSDSSHVKLSHGKKVYTKYSVIGIPGDGRCLFRSVAHGACLRSGKPAPSQNLQRDLADELRTKVADEFIKRREETEWFIEGDFDTYVSNMRKPRVWGGEPELFMASHILHAPIIVYMYDKASGGLISIAEYGDEYGKQNPITVLYHGFGHYDALQIPANQGVSISKL
- the LOC111799619 gene encoding transcription factor bHLH48-like; protein product: MEIEVGTVGGSSPIGRQFNYTGLESHQFCEEIHGLMTIPSENASSFTALLELPATQALELLHSTDSAEVKKDDSVHHRVKDVPKPYFSALNCNLTFPTNSPLNEHDAKFSVVAEEHSPETTSSVPLNSSVSLEKVKNEPTIETDSNPNHSYPKISDPTVENNTNQRSVKRKEREKKGKGSSKKSKNESQEDAEKLPYVHVRAGRGQATDKHSLAERARREKINARMKLLQELVPGCNKISGTALVLDEIINHVQSLQRQVEFLSMRLAAVNPRVDFNIDSILAAENEPVHESNLPTMITPLMWSEISPSGSRQQYQQQWHFDAAVVNQLAGARDEHNLHTFSTPENSLLSYDSSANSASVRSKSVEDGGVKAALYFSCR
- the LOC111799621 gene encoding uncharacterized protein LOC111799621 isoform X4, with product MRLKKGAVCSWLNINRKVTVAGYTSMPIGSISVCTRNVVPLNFRVRSQMGSNICTVLSRRTSNSCCSYGISRPKCSDQTISTMSSCSPNTSQRFQGGCLSYCFSRQPIELKSFKDLITDEGLCGRGLEISLSSKVHAEAACEKEDNEENSDSSHVKLSHGKKVYTKYSVIGIPGDGRCLFRSVAHGACLRSGKPAPSQNLQRDLADELRTKVADEFIKRREETEWFIEGDFDTYVSNMRKPRVWGGEPELFMASHILQLKAVVAAAVHLS
- the LOC111799621 gene encoding OTU domain-containing protein At3g57810-like isoform X1 — its product is MRLKKGAVCSWLNINRKVTVAGYTSMPIGSISVCTRNVVPLNFRVRSQMGSNICTVLSRRTSNSCCSYGISRPKCSDQTISTMSSCSPNTSQRFQGGCLSYCFSRQPIELKSFKDLITDEGLCGRGLEISLSSKVHAEAACEKEDNEENSDSSHVKLSHGKKVYTKYSVIGIPGDGRCLFRSVAHGACLRSGKPAPSQNLQRDLADELRTKVADEFIKRREETEWFIEGDFDTYVSNMRKPRVWGGEPELFMASHILHAPIIVYMYDKASGGLISIAEYGDEYGKQNPITVLYHGFGHYDALQIPANQGVSISKL
- the LOC111799621 gene encoding OTU domain-containing protein At3g57810-like isoform X3, whose product is MPIGSISVCTRNVVPLNFRVRSQMGSNICTVLSRRTSNSCCSYGISRPKCSDQTISTMSSCSPNTSQRFQGGCLSYCFSRQPIELKSFKDLITDEGLCGRGLEISLSSKVHAEAACEKEDNEENSDSSHVKLSHGKKVYTKYSVIGIPGDGRCLFRSVAHGACLRSGKPAPSQNLQRDLADELRTKVADEFIKRREETEWFIEGDFDTYVSNMRKPRVWGGEPELFMASHILHAPIIVYMYDKASGGLISIAEYGDEYGKQNPITVLYHGFGHYDALQIPANQGVSISKL